One part of the Arachidicoccus terrestris genome encodes these proteins:
- a CDS encoding OsmC family protein has protein sequence MAQIELIRAGQHFAFDSIDENGIITKMDTKPEMGGEGYGARPMQLLLNALAGCASIDVLQILKKRKQQISDYKVTVNGEREADKEPSLWKEIFITFMIDGDVDRVSAKKAIDLSLDKYCSVAATLRAAGATIRYELVLNGQ, from the coding sequence ATGGCCCAAATAGAATTAATCCGCGCCGGTCAGCATTTTGCCTTTGATTCCATTGATGAGAACGGAATAATCACCAAAATGGACACCAAACCAGAGATGGGAGGTGAAGGATATGGGGCCCGGCCCATGCAATTGCTCCTCAATGCACTCGCAGGCTGCGCCAGTATAGATGTGCTTCAAATCCTTAAAAAGAGAAAACAGCAGATCAGCGATTATAAAGTGACCGTTAATGGAGAACGAGAGGCGGACAAAGAGCCTTCTCTTTGGAAAGAGATCTTCATTACTTTCATGATCGACGGAGACGTGGACAGAGTAAGCGCTAAAAAGGCGATCGATCTTTCTTTGGATAAGTACTGTTCTGTGGCTGCAACGTTACGTGCCGCCGGTGCGACTATCCGTTATGAACTAGTCTTGAACGGGCAATAA